From Rudanella lutea DSM 19387, a single genomic window includes:
- a CDS encoding Uma2 family endonuclease — protein sequence MVVAEKQSVSAEEYLTAERQALEKSEFLDGEIIPIAGATRNHNRIRDNVNGKVIQHLEEATCQSFSSDMRVHLPESGLYAYPDIVIVCGEPQLMPDQFDNLLNPTVLLEVMSEGTEDYDRGRKFHRYRGIPSLREYILIDSLRVGVEVWTKSERGQWTLIEETTDPAGQFTIQSIGLTVTLRQAYARTIDLIP from the coding sequence ATGGTAGTTGCAGAAAAACAAAGTGTCAGCGCCGAAGAGTACCTGACCGCCGAACGGCAGGCACTCGAAAAGAGTGAGTTTTTGGACGGAGAAATTATTCCAATAGCTGGCGCAACCCGTAATCACAATCGAATCCGCGACAATGTAAATGGTAAGGTAATCCAGCATCTGGAAGAAGCCACTTGCCAATCGTTTTCATCCGACATGCGGGTGCACCTGCCCGAATCGGGCCTGTACGCTTACCCGGATATCGTGATTGTGTGCGGGGAGCCCCAGCTCATGCCCGATCAGTTTGATAACTTGCTCAATCCTACGGTGCTACTGGAAGTGATGTCGGAAGGCACCGAAGATTACGACCGGGGCCGCAAATTTCACCGGTACCGAGGCATTCCGTCGTTGCGCGAGTATATCCTCATCGACTCTTTGCGGGTGGGCGTAGAGGTCTGGACAAAGAGCGAACGGGGGCAGTGGACCTTGATTGAAGAAACCACCGACCCCGCCGGGCAATTCACCATTCAATCCATCGGGCTCACGGTTACGCTCAGGCAAGCCTACGCCCGCACCATTGATCTGATTCCCTGA
- a CDS encoding putative LPS assembly protein LptD, whose product MPDRPTPAGINSLPATPPASATPTSGTAVRSRRSLNLRTRTGAPGDTTGLAAVRDSTLQDSLAADQAFRTTVKYSSKDSTIYAADGQVVELFGDANVEYGDISLKADYIRLNYTTNEVFARGRYDSTARKLIGQPVFKDGGDQYDAKEIRYNFRSKKGKIQGVVTQQGEGNIRGNSVKKDAENNMYIRGAIYTTCNLATPHFHINASKLKVVHNKQVIAGPFNLVINQIPLPIGLPFGFFPFPKKKDIGVSGVLIPQYGEEPNGRGYYLRDGGYYWAVNENIGLQFKGQIYSRGSWGVGTTGAYNKRYRYSGGFDLRFARNRSGDRVDKTQSPRNDFAVTWSHTPQNLGKRSTFSANVNISSNSFNQFNTADAQRYVSNVAGSSVQYSRQVGQYIRTSSSFRVNQQFGQTDPRTGIRQNGKTDVATDVSFGLNQIAPFALKGGSGKWYESFRVGFDFNGAATVTNSVNTNRIDTSGLGFRIVGTGARLRPRGDIVRDSLARADSIRLGLIRQNGALISDPNLVAFNLANMPALLRNALVTGRYSIPISLPNIKLAKYINLTPGFSFNGDIYRKKLNYTYLGGDSVRIDTLAGLSTVYNFATSVSMNTRAYGTVFFKGKRLQAIRHTIAPSVSLAYVPNFSNPSFGFTQYLPIPGLPEYRRYVSRYRGIGGASSGGTGKANAIVSFGIVNQLEMKVRARNDSAGQEFKKVSIFDNISLNGSYDLNAPVFNLSNISLSANTQIFKNISFNFAANFDPYAYREINKTTTGARQFERIPVYAIRQGQGLARLTSAQVYVSGRIVPKGADKPKKPVPGTNDVTMRAINANPDLYVDFNIPWSLNVSYSFGYTQIDPSQSNIIQAVTLNGDFSLTPKWKFTVQSGFDIKAKRPSLTTVGINRDLHCWDMAFNWTPFSGSALRSGNYSFDLRVRSAILQELKLSRRRSFYDRGGF is encoded by the coding sequence GTGCCGGATCGGCCCACGCCAGCGGGGATAAATTCGTTACCGGCGACACCACCCGCTTCGGCTACGCCCACGTCGGGCACGGCCGTGCGGAGCCGGCGTTCGCTCAACCTGCGTACCCGCACCGGAGCCCCCGGCGACACCACCGGGTTGGCCGCCGTTCGGGACTCCACCTTGCAGGATTCGCTCGCGGCCGATCAGGCGTTTAGAACCACAGTGAAATACTCCTCAAAAGATTCGACGATTTACGCGGCCGATGGGCAGGTGGTCGAACTGTTTGGTGATGCTAACGTGGAGTACGGCGACATTTCGCTCAAGGCCGACTATATCCGGCTCAATTACACCACCAACGAGGTGTTTGCGCGGGGTCGCTACGACTCCACGGCCCGCAAGCTCATTGGGCAACCCGTATTTAAAGACGGGGGCGATCAGTACGATGCCAAGGAGATCCGGTACAATTTCCGGTCGAAGAAAGGCAAGATTCAGGGCGTAGTGACGCAGCAGGGCGAGGGCAATATCCGGGGGAATAGCGTGAAGAAGGATGCCGAGAATAACATGTACATCCGGGGGGCTATTTACACCACCTGTAACCTGGCTACGCCCCACTTCCATATTAACGCCAGCAAGCTGAAGGTGGTGCACAATAAACAGGTAATTGCCGGGCCGTTTAACTTGGTTATCAATCAGATACCATTGCCGATTGGCTTGCCGTTTGGGTTCTTCCCGTTCCCCAAGAAGAAAGATATTGGTGTGTCGGGGGTGCTTATTCCGCAGTATGGCGAGGAACCCAACGGGCGCGGTTACTACCTGCGCGATGGGGGCTACTACTGGGCCGTGAACGAGAATATTGGCCTTCAGTTTAAAGGCCAGATTTACTCGCGGGGTAGTTGGGGGGTGGGCACCACCGGAGCCTACAACAAACGCTACCGCTACAGTGGGGGCTTCGACCTGCGCTTTGCCCGTAACCGCTCCGGCGACCGGGTCGATAAGACGCAGTCGCCCCGTAACGATTTTGCCGTCACCTGGTCGCACACGCCCCAGAACTTGGGCAAGCGGAGTACGTTTTCGGCCAACGTCAACATCAGCAGCAACAGCTTTAACCAGTTCAATACCGCCGATGCACAACGGTACGTGTCCAACGTGGCGGGGTCGTCGGTGCAGTACAGCCGTCAGGTGGGCCAGTATATCCGAACCAGCTCCAGTTTCCGGGTCAATCAGCAGTTCGGGCAAACCGACCCGCGCACCGGCATTCGGCAAAACGGTAAAACCGACGTAGCCACCGATGTTTCGTTTGGTCTGAACCAGATTGCACCGTTTGCTCTCAAAGGTGGCTCGGGCAAGTGGTACGAATCGTTTCGGGTAGGTTTTGATTTCAACGGGGCCGCTACGGTCACCAACTCGGTCAATACTAACCGGATTGATACGTCGGGTTTGGGCTTTCGGATTGTGGGTACGGGGGCACGGCTTCGGCCACGGGGCGATATTGTTCGCGATAGCCTTGCCCGCGCCGATAGTATCCGGCTGGGTCTGATCCGGCAAAACGGTGCGCTCATTTCCGATCCCAACCTGGTAGCTTTCAATCTGGCCAATATGCCCGCCCTGTTGCGCAACGCCCTCGTTACGGGCCGGTACAGCATCCCGATTTCGTTGCCCAACATCAAGCTTGCCAAATACATTAACCTGACGCCCGGTTTCTCGTTCAACGGAGATATTTATCGGAAAAAGCTCAATTACACCTACCTGGGGGGCGACTCAGTGCGGATTGATACGCTCGCTGGCCTGTCTACCGTGTACAACTTTGCCACAAGCGTGAGCATGAACACCCGCGCTTACGGAACGGTGTTTTTCAAAGGCAAACGGCTACAGGCCATCCGGCATACCATAGCGCCTTCGGTATCGCTGGCGTACGTGCCTAACTTCTCCAACCCGTCGTTTGGGTTTACGCAGTACCTGCCCATTCCGGGATTGCCTGAGTATCGGCGGTACGTGTCGCGCTACCGGGGCATCGGGGGGGCATCGTCCGGCGGCACCGGCAAAGCCAATGCGATTGTCTCCTTCGGGATTGTCAATCAGCTCGAAATGAAGGTCAGGGCGCGCAACGACTCGGCGGGGCAGGAGTTTAAGAAGGTGTCAATTTTCGATAATATCAGCCTCAACGGTAGCTACGACCTCAACGCGCCGGTGTTCAACCTGTCGAATATATCGTTGAGCGCCAATACGCAGATTTTCAAGAATATCAGCTTCAACTTTGCGGCCAATTTTGACCCCTACGCCTACCGTGAAATCAACAAAACGACCACCGGCGCCCGGCAGTTCGAGCGGATTCCGGTGTACGCCATTCGGCAGGGGCAGGGGCTCGCGCGGCTCACGAGTGCGCAGGTGTACGTGAGCGGTCGTATTGTGCCCAAAGGGGCCGATAAGCCCAAGAAACCCGTACCCGGCACCAACGATGTGACCATGCGGGCCATCAACGCCAACCCCGACCTGTACGTTGATTTCAATATTCCCTGGTCGCTTAACGTGAGCTATTCGTTCGGCTATACCCAAATTGACCCGTCGCAGTCGAACATCATTCAGGCCGTTACGCTCAATGGGGATTTCAGCCTGACGCCCAAGTGGAAGTTTACCGTGCAGTCGGGCTTCGATATCAAGGCCAAGCGGCCCTCGCTGACTACGGTGGGTATCAACCGCGACCTGCATTGCTGGGATATGGCGTTCAACTGGACGCCGTTTTCGGGCAGCGCCCTCCGCAGCGGCAACTACTCGTTCGACCTGCGGGTGCGGTCGGCCATTTTGCAGGAGCTTAAGCTGAGCCGTCGGCGGAGTTTCTACGATCGGGGCGGCTTCTAA
- a CDS encoding MlaD family protein translates to MKISQEVKVGILAVVALAMFYFGFQYLKGSDFFSSDNHYRVIYDNVDGLTASNAVTLNGLAVGRVKQIEILQDQGNKLMVTVAIQKRIQIAKGTRAILADGGLLGGKVIQLQIPAQNGPLENEGMLVAAKEQGLQALIREKTLPVLNNVDSLTRNLNVIVKSFDQTGAALNATLASANRVTGTLDLTVQENRAALRTTLGNVNRLSASLIETERQLKPILAKVDNVADSLRVLELRATLANANRTVDNLQKLLAGVQQGKGSLGKLTSDEALYTNVNATTASLEKLLTDLRENPKRYVHFSLFGRKDKTQPARPGSVTTTTVITTRADSTQQP, encoded by the coding sequence ATGAAAATCTCCCAGGAAGTAAAGGTAGGGATCCTTGCGGTTGTTGCTCTGGCAATGTTTTACTTTGGATTCCAGTATTTAAAAGGTTCCGATTTTTTCTCTTCTGATAATCACTACCGCGTCATCTACGACAATGTAGATGGCCTCACGGCGTCGAATGCCGTTACGCTCAACGGCTTGGCCGTAGGCCGGGTCAAGCAAATTGAAATCCTTCAGGATCAGGGCAACAAGCTGATGGTTACGGTTGCCATTCAGAAACGAATTCAGATTGCCAAAGGCACGCGGGCTATTCTGGCCGACGGTGGGCTTTTGGGTGGCAAGGTGATTCAGTTGCAGATTCCGGCCCAAAACGGCCCTCTCGAAAACGAAGGAATGCTCGTAGCTGCCAAAGAGCAAGGCTTGCAGGCACTCATCCGCGAAAAAACGCTCCCCGTACTGAACAACGTTGACTCGCTCACCCGCAACCTCAACGTGATTGTGAAGTCGTTTGATCAGACCGGGGCCGCCCTCAACGCTACCCTGGCCAGTGCCAACCGCGTAACCGGCACCCTCGATCTGACCGTTCAGGAAAACCGGGCCGCTCTGCGTACTACCCTCGGCAACGTAAACCGGCTTTCGGCTTCGCTCATCGAAACAGAGCGTCAACTGAAACCCATTCTGGCCAAGGTCGACAACGTGGCCGACTCGCTGCGGGTGCTTGAGCTGCGGGCTACGCTCGCCAACGCCAACCGCACCGTCGATAATTTGCAGAAACTGCTGGCTGGTGTGCAGCAGGGCAAAGGCTCGCTCGGTAAGCTCACCTCCGACGAGGCTCTGTACACCAACGTAAACGCCACCACGGCCAGCCTCGAAAAGCTCCTCACCGACCTACGCGAGAACCCCAAACGGTACGTACATTTCTCTCTGTTTGGGCGTAAAGACAAAACGCAGCCTGCCCGGCCCGGTTCGGTCACGACCACCACGGTGATTACTACCCGCGCCGACTCGACCCAGCAACCGTAG
- a CDS encoding N-acetylmuramoyl-L-alanine amidase, with protein MTNVSPIIALKRNSLLKIIKDTVKASVIVWPLLAMTALPKPALLPQDTIPASTADAGRGNQLRTVVIDPGHGGKDPGCMTSRNRESRIVLKIALQLAKKIKTDMPEVRVILTRASDHFVDLAERAAIANRNRADLFISIHVNAHPKSKTLHGTETYTLGLHKTEGNLEVARRENAVILKEENYEQKYKGFNPNSPLAHIMLANYQHAFMASSINFAEKVERSFKHNAERRSHGVKQAGFVVLWRTTMPSVLVETGYLTNPDEERYLASAEGQDAISTSLFKAFASYKSEIEMAN; from the coding sequence ATGACGAACGTGAGTCCCATCATTGCGTTGAAACGGAACAGTCTGTTAAAAATTATTAAGGATACGGTGAAAGCTTCGGTTATCGTTTGGCCCCTGCTGGCCATGACGGCCCTGCCCAAACCCGCCCTGCTTCCGCAGGATACCATTCCGGCCTCTACCGCCGATGCCGGCCGCGGCAATCAGCTACGTACCGTGGTGATCGACCCCGGTCATGGCGGCAAAGACCCCGGTTGTATGACCTCGCGCAACCGTGAATCGCGGATTGTGCTCAAAATTGCGCTGCAACTGGCCAAAAAGATCAAGACCGACATGCCCGAAGTACGGGTAATTCTGACTCGGGCCAGCGACCATTTCGTAGACCTGGCCGAGCGGGCCGCCATTGCCAACCGCAACCGGGCCGACCTGTTTATCTCGATTCACGTAAACGCTCACCCCAAATCGAAGACCCTCCACGGTACCGAGACTTACACGTTAGGGTTGCATAAAACCGAAGGTAACCTGGAGGTAGCCCGCCGGGAAAACGCCGTTATCCTGAAGGAAGAAAACTACGAGCAAAAGTACAAAGGTTTCAACCCCAACTCGCCTTTGGCCCACATTATGCTGGCCAACTACCAGCACGCATTTATGGCCAGCAGTATCAACTTTGCCGAGAAGGTAGAACGCAGCTTTAAGCACAACGCCGAACGCCGGAGCCACGGTGTAAAGCAGGCAGGCTTTGTGGTCCTTTGGCGCACCACCATGCCCAGCGTACTGGTCGAGACAGGGTATCTGACCAACCCCGACGAAGAACGGTACCTGGCCTCGGCCGAAGGGCAGGACGCCATATCGACCTCGCTTTTCAAGGCCTTCGCTTCGTACAAATCGGAAATTGAGATGGCGAATTAA
- a CDS encoding acyl-CoA carboxylase subunit beta: MANTFQHFIDDLQTRTAQTQLGGGPKKIDDQHRKGKLTARERISYLTDPDRPFVEIGLFVGEGMYPEHGGCPSGGVVTGIGYISGQQCMIVANDATVKAGAWFPITAKKNLRAQEIAIENRLPIVYLVDSAGVYLPLQDEVFADKEHFGRTFRNNAKLSAMGVLQVAAIMGSCVAGGAYLPIMSDEALIVEGTGSIYLAGPYLVKASIGEDVDSETLGGAVTHTDISGVVDNRYPDDQSCLDAIKRIFGRMGTPANAGFSRVTPALPAKNPAEIYELLPTDRVKPYDMREILERLVDNSEFDEYKPTYGQSLLCGYARIDGWAVGIVANQRKVVKAKGKTGAGSSGPGAPAAGTPAAELQMGGVIYGDAADKAARFIMVCNQKRLPLVFVQDVTGFMVGSRAEQSGIIKDGAKMVNAMANSVVPKFTVVVGNSYGAGNYAMCGRAYDPRLMVAWPTAQMAVMSGASAAKTLLQIQVATQKAKGQPMTQEEEQAQLRKITDQYNAQLSPYYAAARLWVDAVIDPLQTRTVLSEGIAAANHAPIERSFSVGVIQT; this comes from the coding sequence ATGGCGAATACCTTTCAACACTTCATCGACGACCTTCAGACCCGCACCGCCCAAACCCAACTCGGCGGTGGCCCCAAAAAAATTGACGATCAGCACCGTAAAGGCAAACTAACCGCCCGCGAACGCATCTCGTACCTGACCGACCCCGACCGCCCGTTTGTTGAAATCGGCCTGTTTGTGGGCGAGGGCATGTACCCCGAACATGGCGGCTGCCCATCGGGTGGGGTGGTTACGGGCATCGGATACATTTCGGGCCAACAGTGCATGATTGTGGCCAACGACGCGACCGTGAAAGCCGGCGCCTGGTTTCCGATAACAGCCAAGAAAAACCTCCGCGCCCAGGAAATCGCTATTGAAAACCGCCTGCCCATTGTGTACCTCGTCGACAGTGCGGGCGTGTACCTCCCCTTGCAGGACGAAGTATTTGCCGACAAAGAACATTTCGGGCGCACGTTTCGGAACAACGCCAAACTCTCGGCCATGGGCGTGTTGCAGGTAGCCGCTATCATGGGCAGTTGCGTGGCCGGGGGCGCGTACCTGCCCATCATGTCCGACGAAGCCCTCATTGTGGAAGGCACGGGTAGTATCTACCTCGCGGGTCCGTATCTGGTTAAGGCAAGTATCGGCGAAGACGTCGACTCCGAAACCCTGGGCGGAGCCGTAACCCATACCGATATTTCGGGCGTAGTAGACAACCGTTACCCCGATGATCAGAGCTGTCTCGACGCCATCAAGCGCATTTTCGGACGCATGGGCACACCCGCCAACGCCGGATTCAGCCGGGTGACTCCCGCCCTGCCCGCCAAAAATCCCGCCGAGATTTACGAGCTACTCCCCACCGACCGCGTGAAGCCCTACGATATGCGCGAGATTCTGGAGCGGCTTGTAGACAACTCGGAGTTTGATGAGTACAAGCCGACCTATGGGCAGTCGTTGTTGTGCGGGTACGCCCGTATCGACGGCTGGGCGGTGGGCATTGTGGCCAATCAGCGCAAAGTAGTAAAGGCAAAAGGCAAAACCGGCGCGGGCTCGTCGGGCCCCGGAGCGCCGGCCGCCGGAACGCCGGCCGCTGAGTTGCAAATGGGCGGAGTTATCTACGGCGATGCCGCCGACAAGGCTGCCCGGTTTATCATGGTGTGCAACCAGAAACGCCTGCCCTTGGTGTTTGTTCAGGACGTAACGGGCTTCATGGTTGGGAGCCGGGCCGAGCAGAGCGGTATCATTAAAGACGGTGCCAAGATGGTCAATGCCATGGCCAACTCGGTAGTACCCAAATTCACGGTGGTGGTGGGCAACTCCTACGGCGCGGGCAACTACGCCATGTGTGGCCGCGCCTACGACCCACGCCTGATGGTAGCCTGGCCCACAGCCCAAATGGCCGTGATGAGCGGGGCATCGGCCGCAAAAACCCTGTTGCAGATTCAGGTGGCTACCCAGAAAGCGAAAGGGCAACCCATGACGCAGGAAGAGGAGCAGGCCCAACTCCGTAAAATCACCGATCAGTACAACGCGCAACTGTCGCCGTACTACGCAGCTGCCCGGCTTTGGGTCGACGCGGTCATCGACCCGCTTCAGACCCGGACGGTTCTATCGGAGGGAATTGCTGCCGCCAACCACGCGCCCATTGAGCGGTCTTTCTCAGTCGGCGTTATTCAGACGTAG
- a CDS encoding Kazal-type serine protease inhibitor family protein has protein sequence MKAFLTIVLLAGLLSCEKTEDVQADCVARVNPDCFCTQQYDPVCGCDGKTYGNACMAACSGIRVVSNGECGGK, from the coding sequence ATGAAAGCTTTTTTGACCATTGTGCTTTTGGCCGGTTTGTTAAGCTGCGAGAAAACCGAGGACGTTCAGGCCGACTGTGTGGCCCGGGTTAACCCCGACTGTTTTTGCACGCAACAATACGATCCCGTTTGCGGCTGTGATGGTAAAACCTATGGCAACGCCTGCATGGCCGCCTGCTCGGGTATTCGGGTAGTGAGCAATGGCGAGTGCGGGGGGAAGTAA